GTGTTCGCCAGCCCGCCACCGGTGGTCGAGGAGCCCGAGGAGCCCGACGTACCGCTCGTCGCGGAGCCGGTCGTCGCGGAGCCCCCGGTAGAACCGGAACCGCCCGTGGAAGCGGAGCCACCGGCGGACGCAGTGCCGGAACCGCCGTTGGAACCGGAGCCACCCGAGGACGCGGTACCGGAACCACCGGTGGAGGACGTCGAGCCGCTACCGCCAGTCGAGCCGTCACCGCCCGTTGAACCGGACCCGCCCGTGGAACCGGAACCGCCTGTCGAGCCAGTGCCGTTGTCCAGCAGAAGCGTGGCGCTGTCGTTCTTCTTGTTCTTGTCGAACGGGCGCGCCTTCGCTTCGAGGGACACCGAAACCTTGGCCCCGGGAACGGCCTTGTCGATGCGCAGCGTGAGGAGGAAGGGATCAGTGGCGCCCGCCCTCAGGGAGCCATGCGTGTAGGGAACGCAGTTGTAGCTACCGGCGCTGACCTTGCGGCAGCGGACATCCTTCTTCGTCACGGTCGTTCCGGCGGGCACCTTGAGCAGAAACTGGGTCAGCGAGGTTTCGCTGTCGTAGTGGTTCACCCAGGCCGGTCCCGCGTTGGTGAACGTCGCCTCCATCGTGAGCGTCTTACCGACGCGCTCCGTCTCCCGCACCGACATCTGGAAGTCGGCCGTGTTCACCGCATCCACCAACAGATCGGAAGAGTCCCACTCCGAGTCACCGGCCCGGTGCGGGTCAACGCCGGCCACCGGAGTGGTCGAGGGCAGCTCGATCAACTTCATCGCAGGTCCACTACCGGGCCAGTTCTGGGCGTCGCTGTCGTCCAGGGGCTCATAGCTGGAGACCATCGCGTGGGCCCGCTCGTTCAGCGCGTGATCGAGGACGTTCAGCGCCAGAGTCTTCTCTGGCGCGTAAATGCCGCCGGCCTTCACCGTCTGATCGAACTCGCAGATCACGATGTGGGCATCGGATTCGGATTCGACGGCGAGCCCTCGGCGATAGCAGTTGGAGGGCAGCCCGTCCCGGAGGTCCAGCCCTCTGCTGAAGGTGTAGCTCAGGAAGATCTTGTCGCGTGCCTCGGCTCCCTTGTTCGCGAAGGTGACGGGCAGCTCGACGCTGCTGCCGGTCTTCACCCCGGCGAGGGACTTCAGTGGCTGTATGAACAAATCTCCGGCCAGGCGGCCGTCCTCTGCGGAAGCGGGTGCCGCAGCCGCGCCCATGGCGATCAGGGCGATGGCTCCGACCGCGGCGGCGGTTCTGCGCAGCGGGCGGAAGCGGTCGGCAGCAGTTCCGAGCATGGGTGATCCCTTGCAGTGAAGCGATGGATACGTACGGACGAACAACGGGGGAACGACGGTTCCGACACATCAGACGCACCATGACATCGGACGGTTGTACGACAACAACGCCGAAGGAGGCCCGCCCCTCCGCGACAAACGGCTCCACACCTCCCAGGACGGCGCTCACACTCCGGGGCTCAAGCGCCGAGATCTCCGGGCCCGGAAAGTTGGGAGCGAATTGGGCGCGGCAGATGCGACCGGGACGGCCTCGCCTTCATGGACGGGCGCCCATATCTCTCCCAACTCCGCGCCGAGGGTGGGACTTGGGGCGGAGCCCGCACGCGGTTGCGGTGCGGATCCCGACTCGGGGCTCAAGCGTCGAGATCCGAGCGCTCTTTCAGCGGAATGGGTGGAGGGATTGATTCCCACCCACCCTCCCTGCCTGGCGGGTTGACTTTTCGCGATCGACTTGCGACGGACGGTAGCGACGCTCTAGCGTCAGCCAGGACACGACGGCCCCCGCCGGTGCGCAAACACCGAGCAGGGGCCTGACCAGGACGATCGTGAAAGGCGATCCCATGGCTGCCAACCAGCTTAGTGCTGCCCCTGTCTCCCCGCCCGGCCCCGTGCCCACGCACGACCACCCGATGGCGAACCCCGGATACGGCAAGCGTTCCGCACCGGACCAACGCCCCCGCACCGGGCACGACTTCGCCCACCTCCTCCCCCGCGACGCCGCCATCGCCACGTACATCGACGGCCTGTGCGACGGCGCCGACATCTCCGTGAAGATGCTCGCCAAGGTGCTGCCGTACGGACAGTGTGCGCTGCGGACCAGCCTGAACCGGCTCCAGGAGGAAGGGCATCTGCGCCGGGGCAGCGAATGCATCGCGACCGAGGAGGCGCTGCTCTGGGTGACGCGTACGTTCTTCTCCCGCACCTCCCGCGACGACGAGTGGTGGGCGGCGTACACCCGGGGCGACGTACCGCCGGAAACCCAACGGCCCACCCGCTCCCGGTCGTACATCCTGCTTGCCGCACTCGGGGAGGCCGCGCCCACGCTGCCACTGTCCCACGCCCACTGCGTGGAGCTGGAGCCTCAGGTCAACGAATGGTTCGAGCGCGGCTCCACCGAGGCCGAGATCATGTGCGCACTGACCCAGGGACTGCCGGTACCGGTCTACAGCCCATTCCATTTCGTCCGCACGAGGCTGCTCGACAAGCTGCCGCCGGCACGCATCGCCCCCGTCCGCGAGGTCGTCCTGCGGACCCTGGAATGCCGCGAGTGCCGCGCCCCCGGCAGCCCCGAGGCGATGCGGGGCGGCATCTGCGGAGCGTGCCGGGGCAAGCCCGGCGACACACCCAGGGGCCCGGCGGGCGCCGTGCCCGTGCAGGGCGTACGGGCCCGGATGAGCGCGGTACGTGCGGGGCTGATGCCCCGGGAGGAGCGTCCCCAGCGGCGGCCCCTGTCATCGAAGCCCCCCACGGAGGACAAGGCATGACCATTCCCGAACCGGTGACGATCCGCGGGGACGGCGGGTTGGACGTACTGGTCGTCCCTTCCGCTTCTGTCACCGACCCCCGCCTGTCCGCCGCCGACGTCGGTGTCTACATGCGCTGTCAGTGGCTTTCGCTCATCTGCGGCCGGTACGGCGATCTCGACTGGCTGATCACCGAACTCGGCATGCCGGAGGCAGAGACCCGCGACTCCGTCCGGCGTCTCGTCAAGTTCGGCCACCTCCAACTGGCCAGTGCAGCCGAGGTCGCGTCGCATGCTTCGCATGACATGCGCGACGGCATCCGCGCAGCCATCGAGAAGACGGCCGACGACCTCTTGCCGGCCGAACGTGCCGCGGTCGCCCGGTTCAGCGATCTCGTGGACCGGCACCACACACAGGTGGATGCGGTGTACGAAGCGGAACGGAAGCGCTGGCTGACCGGCTTCTAGCGCGGGCCTCCGCCCGCCGGAGCGTCGGAAGCGGCTGCACCGCCCGGGGAAACGCCATCCGCATTCCCTCTCGGCCGGGACCACGGGACACCGGCATGTGCCGTCGCTCCGACACCATCGCCCGAAGGGCGGGCGAGGCGGGCCCGGTGCGGGCGGCCGGTGAACATGAACAGGTCGGGCCGCACGTCCTCGCCGGTCCCGCCCACCACGGTCAGCCCGGTTGCCGCAGTCCTGCGACAAGGAGGGCGACCAGTCGGCGCGCGTCGTAACGGGGGTCGCTGTCGGCCCCGATGCAGAGGTTTCCGATGCCGCGCATGAGCTGGTAGGCGTCCAGGTCGGAGCCGATCTCGCCGGAGGCGGTGGCGGCGTCGAGAAGCCGGTCGCACACCGGCAGGAGGCGATCGACGAAGTAGGCGTGGAGTGCCCCGAAGTCGGCGTTGCCGTTCTGCAGCGCAGCGGCGAGGCCGTGCTTGGTGACCAGGAAGTCGACGAAGAGGTCGAGCCAGCGTTCCAGTGCGGCGTGCGGAGTGGGGGCGGACGCCAGCAGGGCCG
This genomic interval from Streptomyces sp. NBC_00464 contains the following:
- a CDS encoding TetR/AcrR family transcriptional regulator, whose product is MTEGDRGAGRATPPKRADARRNKEALLDAAATVFVTSGVEAPVRDIAAEAGVGTATIYRHFPTRADLVIAVYRHQVEACAEAGPALLASAPTPHAALERWLDLFVDFLVTKHGLAAALQNGNADFGALHAYFVDRLLPVCDRLLDAATASGEIGSDLDAYQLMRGIGNLCIGADSDPRYDARRLVALLVAGLRQPG